The sequence GACGCCCTCGCTCGAGTCTGTGACTCAGTGGAACTTCTTGCCCGTGACCTTCTCCGAGATCCCCTCGCGGTCGAGGAGTTGGGTCAGACCACCGTTCCAGAACTGGAAGCCAGCGCCGGTGATCATGCCGAGGTCGATGTCCTCCGGGCCCTGGGCCACGCCCTCGTCGAGCATCCGCCGAGCCTCGTCAGCCAGCGCCTCCAGCGTCTGCTGGCGTACGTCCGACGCCTCAAGCACAGTGGTGCCTACGGTGAGGAGCGCCTCGACCTCCGGGTCGACGGTGCGACCGTCGGGGCCGAAGTACGACGCCTTCTTCGCCTCGACGACCTTGTGAAGGTTCTCGGACAGGTAGAACCGGTCCGGGAAGGCTTTCGCCAGCGTTTCGTTGTTGTGGTAGGCGATGGCCGGTCCGACGAGCGCCATCAGAGCGAACGGCGGCATCGGCGTGACACCGGCGAATGCCGCGTCGACCGTGGCGATGGGCGTGCCCTCGTCAGCGATCTTCGCAACGGCGCCCATGAAGCGACCGAGCAGACGGTTCACGATGAACGACGGGCTGTCCTTGACCAGGATGGTCGTCTTGCCGAGACCCCGACCGGTCGCGAAGGCGGTGGCCAGTGCGGCGTCGGAGGTGTTCGAGCCCTTGATGATCTCGAGTAGCGGCATGATCGCGACCGGGTTGAAGAAGTGGAAACCCACGACTCGCTCCGGGTGCTTGAGCTCCGAACCCATCTCAGTGATCGACAGTGACGAGGTGTTGGTCGCGAAGACAGCCGTCTCCGGCGCAACGGCCTCGGCCGCAGCAAAGACCTTCTTCTTGACCGACATCTCTTCGAAGACCGCTTCGATGATGAAGTCGGCGTTGCCGAACGCCTTCGCATAGTCGACCTCGGCGGTGACCAGGGCCTTGAGGCGGTTCGTCGTACCGACCGAGGCGCGGCCCTTGGCGAGCTTCTTGTCGAGTTCGGCGTGGACGTACGCGACGCCCTTGTCCGCACGCTCCTGGTCCAGGTCGACCATGACGACCGGCACCTTGAGCTTCGAGACGAACAACAGTGCGAACTGCGAGGCCATCAGACCGGCGCCGATGATGCCGACCTTGGTCACAGGCTGCGCCAGCGACCGGTCCGGGGCACCTGCAGGACGCTTGGCGCGCTTCTGCACGAGGTCGAACGAGTACAACGACGCGAGCAGCTCCGGGGTCGCGGCCATGGCGACCAGCGCGTCGTCCTCGGCGGCGAACCCTTCGTCGCGGGTCGCGGTCTTGGCGCCGGCAAGGAGCTCGACGGCCTTCTTGGCTGCCGGGGACTTGTCGCCGGTCTTGGCCCAGGCGAAGAAGCCGGCGTTCTTGACGGCCTCGTCCCAGGTCTCGTCCCGGGCGATCTCCGGACGCTCGATCTTGATCTGGCCGTTGAGCACCGCGTCGGCCCACAGCATCGACTGCTCGAGGTAGTCCGCACCGTTGAACTCGACATCGGCGATGCCGGCCTCGACGACCTCGGAGCCCTTGATCACCTTGCCCTGGTTGAGCGGGTTGCTGATGAACAGTTCAGCGGCCTTGGCCGGACCGATGAGGTTCGGCAGCAGGTACGCGCCACCCCAGCCGGGCACCAGACCGAGCATGACCTCGGGCAGACCCACGGCCGGGACGGAGTCGATCACGGTGCGGTAGTTCGCATGCAGGGCAACCTCGAGGCCACCGCCCAGGGCGAGACCGTTGATGAACCCGAACGACGGTTTGCCGCCCTCGTCACCCAACTTGCGGAAGACCGCGTGTCCGAGCTCGGCGATCGTACGGATGCCGTCCGAGCCGCCCGACTGCAGAGCAGTCAGATCCGCACCGGCAGCCAGGATGAACTGCTTGCCGGTCACGGCGATCGCGTCGATCTCGTCGTCGGCCAGCGCCGCGTCGTACGCGGTGTTGAGGGAGACGAGGCCCTTCGGGCCGAACGTGTTCGGACGGGTGTGGTCGAGACCGTTGTCGAGCGTGACCAGGCCGAGGACCTTGCCCGAGGGCAGGGTGACCTTGCGCAGCTTCGCCTCGGTGACGACCTCGTCGTCGCTGAACAACTTCTCGACGTCTGCGAGCAGCGTGTTGATGTCAGTCATCACTTGTCACCCTTCCAGTTCGGGTTCTCCCAGATCACGGTGCCGCCCATGCCGATCCCGATGCACATCGAGGTCAGGCCGTACCGGACCTCCGGACGCTCCTCGAACTGCCGCGCGAGCTGCGTCATCAGGCGCACGCCCGAGGAGGCCAGTGGGTGGCCGAACGCGATCGCGCCGCCGTACGGGTTCACCCGAGCGTCGTCATCCGCGATGCCGAAGTGCTGCAGGAATGCGAGCACCTGGATCGCGAAGGCCTCGTTGAGCTCGAAGGCCTGGATGTCGTCAATCGTGAGGCCGGCCTTGGCCAGCGCCTTCTCGGTCGACGGGATCGGGCCGACGGCCATGATCTCGGGGGCAACGCCGGCGAAGGCGAACGAGACCAGACGCATCTTGATCGGCAGACCGAGTTCGAGAGCCACGTCCTCGGCGGCGAGGAGACACGCGGTGGCACCGTCGTTGATGCCCGCCGCGTTGCCCGCGGTCACACGACCGGCGGGACGGAACGGCGTCTTGAGGCCCTGCAGCGACTCGAGCGTCGTCTGCGGACGCATCGGCTCGTCGGTGGTGGCCAGACCCCAGCCGTGCTCGGCTGACTTCGTCGCCACCGGGACCAGGTCCGGCTGGATCTTGCCGGCGGCGTACGCGGCGGCAGCCTTCTGCTGCGAGGCCACGGCGTACGCGTCGCAGCGCTCCTTGGTGATGTCCGGGTAGAGGTCGTGCACGTTCTCCGCGGTGTTGCCCATGACGAGCGCGTCCGGGTTCACGATCCGCTCAGAGACGATCCGCGGGTTCGGGTCGACGCCCTCACCCATGGGGTGACGGCCCATGTGCTCGACGCCGCCGGCGATGGCCACGTCGTACGCACCGAAGGCAATGCCACCAGCGACCGCGGTGACCGAGGTCATCGCACCGGCACACATGCGGTCGATCGCGAAGCCGGGCACCGTGTTCGGCAGACCGGCGAGGAGCGAGGCGGTACGCCCGATCGTCAGACCCTGGTCGCCGATCTGCGTGGTCGCCGCGATGGCGACCTCGTCGATCCGCTCCGGCGGGAGGTTCGGGTTGCGGCGAGTCAGCTCGCGGATGCACTTGATGACGAGGTCATCGGCTCGCGTCTCGGCGTACTGTCCCTTGGCCTTGCCAAAGGGGGTACGTACGCCGTCAACGAACACGACCTCACGGGCAGTTCGGGGCACCGTGTCTCCTGATGAGAGGGGATTGAGTCGAAACTGGATGTTACTCCTCAGTAACTTTGAGTACAGCCCGTGGGACTGTGGCTCGCGTCACGGGAATATCCTGTCCCTTGGAGGGGCTGCACAACAGTGCATCCGCTTACCGGACTTCGAGGGGGATTTACTGATGGGCAAGTCCCGCTTCGTGCACATCGTCGATGACGTGCCGGCCATCAACGAGGCTGAGCGTCTGACGATGGTCGTCGTGCTCGATGGATTCCTCGATGCCGGCAATGCGAGCGCCCGCGCGGCGCGACACCTCGTGGAGGCCTCGCGTACGGCGCCCGTGGTGGCGACGTTCGACGTGGACGCGTTCCACGACTACCGGGCCCGCCGGCCGGCGATCTCCTTCATCCGTGATCA comes from Nocardioides baekrokdamisoli and encodes:
- a CDS encoding 3-hydroxyacyl-CoA dehydrogenase NAD-binding domain-containing protein — translated: MTDINTLLADVEKLFSDDEVVTEAKLRKVTLPSGKVLGLVTLDNGLDHTRPNTFGPKGLVSLNTAYDAALADDEIDAIAVTGKQFILAAGADLTALQSGGSDGIRTIAELGHAVFRKLGDEGGKPSFGFINGLALGGGLEVALHANYRTVIDSVPAVGLPEVMLGLVPGWGGAYLLPNLIGPAKAAELFISNPLNQGKVIKGSEVVEAGIADVEFNGADYLEQSMLWADAVLNGQIKIERPEIARDETWDEAVKNAGFFAWAKTGDKSPAAKKAVELLAGAKTATRDEGFAAEDDALVAMAATPELLASLYSFDLVQKRAKRPAGAPDRSLAQPVTKVGIIGAGLMASQFALLFVSKLKVPVVMVDLDQERADKGVAYVHAELDKKLAKGRASVGTTNRLKALVTAEVDYAKAFGNADFIIEAVFEEMSVKKKVFAAAEAVAPETAVFATNTSSLSITEMGSELKHPERVVGFHFFNPVAIMPLLEIIKGSNTSDAALATAFATGRGLGKTTILVKDSPSFIVNRLLGRFMGAVAKIADEGTPIATVDAAFAGVTPMPPFALMALVGPAIAYHNNETLAKAFPDRFYLSENLHKVVEAKKASYFGPDGRTVDPEVEALLTVGTTVLEASDVRQQTLEALADEARRMLDEGVAQGPEDIDLGMITGAGFQFWNGGLTQLLDREGISEKVTGKKFH
- a CDS encoding thiolase family protein, with translation MPRTAREVVFVDGVRTPFGKAKGQYAETRADDLVIKCIRELTRRNPNLPPERIDEVAIAATTQIGDQGLTIGRTASLLAGLPNTVPGFAIDRMCAGAMTSVTAVAGGIAFGAYDVAIAGGVEHMGRHPMGEGVDPNPRIVSERIVNPDALVMGNTAENVHDLYPDITKERCDAYAVASQQKAAAAYAAGKIQPDLVPVATKSAEHGWGLATTDEPMRPQTTLESLQGLKTPFRPAGRVTAGNAAGINDGATACLLAAEDVALELGLPIKMRLVSFAFAGVAPEIMAVGPIPSTEKALAKAGLTIDDIQAFELNEAFAIQVLAFLQHFGIADDDARVNPYGGAIAFGHPLASSGVRLMTQLARQFEERPEVRYGLTSMCIGIGMGGTVIWENPNWKGDK